A stretch of DNA from Aliivibrio salmonicida LFI1238:
GGTTCGTCATGCCTACAAGACCATTTATGGTGTTGATATTAGCGAAAATCAGTACATTCGCATAATGCAGACTGAACAAAACAAAGTTAGCCATGATTATGAGAAAAAATTTGGTCTTAAAGGATGAATAATATCGTATATTACCGACCTTCACGTGATAAATGTATTCTAGGATTAATCGGTATATTAGTTATGCTGACGTTCTATTCTGCCACTTTAGGGCGTTATGATATCACTTTTGATAAAGTGATAATGATTCTACTTGATAATGTTATTTCAAGTTCGGATATCACTTGGTCTACTATTGAGTCGCGTGTTGTCGAATTGATTCGTATGCCGCGCATTTTGGCTGCGATTCTTATCGGAATAGGTTTATCAGTTTCAGGTGTAGCCGCTCAAGCTTTATTTAGAAACCCTCTAGTTGATTCCACTATCATTGGCGTCACATCTGGTGCCGCCTTTGGTGGGACGCTAGCTATATTGTTGTTTGAAAGCACCATAATGACTGTGTTGCTCTCTTTTATATTTGGCATGCTTAGTGTATTTGCTGTGATGCTATTAGCTCGTATTAATGGCCGTACATCAGTGCTCACTCTTGTTTTAGTTGGCGTTATTATCTCTACTTTTTTTGGAGCTGCTATTTCAATTGTTAAACTGTTGGCTGACCCTTTTTCGAAACTACCTTCGATAACTTACTGGTTAATGGGTAGTCTTTCTGCTGTCAGCTATGATTCGTTAGTTATATTGTTGCTAACTGTATTGCCATCGTCAATTATAATTTATTTATTACGTTATCAAATGAATATCGTATCGATGGGAGAAGAACGAGCAAGTGCGCTCGGTACACCATTTAATAAAGTTCGCTGGATTGTGCTGATTGCCATGGCGGTAATTTCATCAGGAGTTGTAGCAACAGCTGGCGCAATTGGTTGGGTAGGATTAATCATTCCCCATGTCGCTCGTTTTTTGGTCGGCGCAAATCACATTCGCCTCATTCCTACTGCAGCTCTTATTGGTGGTATTTTTATGCTCGCTATCGATAATGCTGCGCGTACGATGTCAGATGCAGAAATTCCAATTGGTATTATGACTTCACTTATTGGTGTACCGCTGTTTGCATTTATATTGCGTAGATCACAATCAAATAGTGGGTGGAACAATGATTAATATCGACAGAGTTAGTCTTTGTCATGACTCTATGACAATTTTGAGTAACTATAGCATCACTATCGATAAAGGTGATGTGGTGGCCATTATGGGGGCTAATGGTGTCGGTAAAACGACATTGTTAACCGCACTGATAGGCAGTAAATCTATTAGCCAAGGTGCTATTTCGGTCGATGGTGTTATTGGCTATGTGCCACAGCTTTTTGATATGCCATTTAGCTACAGCGTACTTGATATTGTACTTATGGGGCGTGCTCGTTACCTCGGTTTGACAAAAACACCTAATAGCAACGATTTCGGTCTAGCACGTTATTACATTGAAATGATGCAAATAACTCATCTTAGCGAGCGTAATTTTAACCAACTAAGTGGGGGGCAAAAACAACTAGTCATGATTGCTCAAGCTCTCACATCTCAATGTGATGTGTTAATTCTAGATGAGCCATTCTCATCTTTGGACTACCACAACCAAACAATTGTGTTAGACAAAATTCGACAGCTTAACCAAGAGTTGGGTATGACAGTTGTATATACCACCCATATGCCGCAGCATGCCATCGAAACAGCGTCACACGTATTGTTAATGAGTGGAAAGTCTGAATATCTCTATGGCACTACTAGCGATACGCTAACTTCCCAAAGTTTAACTGCTCTATACGGCATTGAAGTTGGTGTTGCAGTATTTCAATCCGATCAGTCCATCACACTAGCACCTAGATTTAAGAGATCATTCTTATGAAGAAAATTGGTTATATTACTTGGGGGTGCGGCTCGCAAGTGCTTTCTTTTCGTGATTATTCTCATTGGATAGATGATCTTATCTATGTTCACGAACTGCCAAAGATAAATCTAAACCAATACGCGGCAGTGATTATAGCTTGTCACACTAATGGAGAATTTATTGCTCAGCATGCTGAGCAGATTAATCAATACGTTCGTGATGGTGGCTTCCTTATCGCATTTCCTGTGCGAGGCATCGACCAATGGCTTGATGTTGTAGATGTAAAGTGGGAAGACAAACGTATAGAAGATTGGCTATGGTGGACAAAATCTGATGGCTATATTGAACTTTATCAACCCACGAGAGATCATAGTTTATTTGATTTTGTCAATATTGAAGATATGAAGTGGCACTGGCATGGTGTATTTGCTTGCGGACATACAGGCTTGTCACTACTCAATACAGAAAATGCTCACGACTCATTGATAGTCGACTTCCCTAACTTACCAAATAATGGACGAGTGCTGTTAACCACACTCGACCCACACAGTCACAATGGTCAACGTTTTATGCCTGCAGCAACGCGCTTTGTGACAGGCTTCTATCCTTGGCTGAACTGTGAGTTAAGTATTGATCGTGAGGTGATTCCTGACTTTAATGTTACTTACTTATCAAGTAGCGATATTCCAACAGAAAATGAACCGCCATACTTGGCGGCTACTTTTGACAATACACCAGGTAATATTAATTTCAAATCTATCTATGAACTGCAAGATCATATATGGTTAAGCGATGTGCTAATCGTGCCGCGTATTTGCGATCAGTTCTATCTCCGAACGCTACAAGATAAGTTTATGAATTACTTAGCTAAAGGTGGCCAACTAATTATCAATACGGAAACGGTCATTGAATGGCTACCAGTGCTTAAGGCATTTAAAACCATATCACCTAATCCATTTGTAAACCTTAAAGTAAGAGTTAACAATGATCCTTATGGATTCTTTTCTAATATGCCGGAAGATTTTTACACTTGGGAAGGTGTTTTTGGACAATACAGTCGTGGTTACTCTGAGCCTCCCGAAAACGCCGTCTATCTGACTCATGTAGGCTGTGGTGAAGATCCCAAGCCTTCTGACTGGATGTGGCAATATCCAACAGATGATGGCCGTGGTGGTAAAGTTGTGGTGCACAATGGCGATGACTATCATCGTTATCCCGATCACGGGATACACAAAAATACATTATTACGTGATATATGCCTTGGATTAATTAAAAACCGTAACCGAACAATTGTTAACGTTTAAGAATGGAACTGAATGTTAGATTTAGCCTCCTAATTGGAGGCTTTTTAGATCTTGGAATAAAATCGTCAATATACGGCCTATTGAACATAAAGACGATAATGCGCAATACCATTTGTTAAAGCATGTTAAAGCAAGTTAGAAATGTCACATATTTCACCAAGATAGAAATGTCACATTTGTTATTTATCCGGTTTTAGTGATTCGCGTAAAATAGGATTGATTTGTCGTGCTCTTTTTTGTGCTGTTCGGCTGAACGTTTGGGCGCTTCTCGTTCGCTCCAACGTGTCACTTCTTTCTTCCTGACTTCGTTTCGCAAAAGACAGCGCCGCACCCAATCGCTTGTTATCAACAACCGCACCTTGATTAACCTGTCGCAGTTTATCGAACACGTGGTAAGGCAAGGCCTTACCACAATGCTTTATGCTCAATGTGCCATCCGGGTAGTCGTATATCATGACGTTCTTACCCGCTAAACGCGCTGTCGCATCCGTAGGCTCTATTAGGTAAACCACTTTGTCGTATTGCAATGTTAACGCGTTCGATACCTTACGGGTCTTTTGACGCGCGAATATGTCGTCGAGTTCTTCTGAACTTTCCCGTAACGGACGGTGTGCTTCCTCTAAACTATGCGGCGCTCGACCAAATCGGTGATTGAAATCTGCAATGAAAATAGGCAGCCACGCGTTCGCTTGCTCCATTGAATCAATGCCTGCAAGTCGCATTTCTTTGATTAGCCTGTCTTGTAGGGTTTTGTTTGCTCTTTCAACTCGCCCCTTAGCTTGAGAGCTGTTAGCACAAATTAAATCGATATTTAATTCATACAAGGCACGACCGTATTGTGTCATCTGATTACCACTAAGAGGCGCTTTCTTATTGATTCTAAAGACAGAATGCTTGTCGCTGTAAAAAGCGATGGGCTTGCCATGTTGCTCAATATATTCCCGTGTCGCATTCATGTAATCATATGTTGATTCCACTTCACTGAAGCGTAATGTCATTAATCTACCGGTGGCATCGTCAATAAATACCAATAGACAACATTTATCTGCACGACCTTCGAACCAGTCATGATGTGAGCCATCAATTTGAATAAGCTCACCTAAAGACTCTCGCCTATACCTGGGTTGGTAGGTCTTTGGCTTAGGTTTCGCACGGGACTTCCATAAGCCTTCGTCAATCATCCAGTGCCGTAATGTCTCTGATGACAGCTTGATACCATGCTGTTCGAGTAATTTCTCATTCGCAAATGTAGGCCCGAAATCAACGTATTTATCTTTGAGAATACTCAACGTATTTCGTTTGAACGCTGGTGAGAAACGTCGATTACTTGGTTTTCCTCTTTGCAATGAGGCTAACCCTGACGCACCGTTTTCACGGTATTTGTTAACTAACCGTTGAACCTGTCTTCGCGTTAAATTAAGGGTGTTTGAAGCATTTTCTTGAGTTAATCGCTTCTCACAAACGTCACGAATAACATCAACACGATTTAATTCTTTTTGGTTCATAGCAAACAACATGACACATAGCTCTGATAGGATTAGTAATGGAAATAATCCTATCAGAGCTATGTGTCATCTCTAAGTTGGGGAAATGTGACATTACTATATTGGGTTAACAACCATTTCATCACTCGGGATAAATACCCTCTCTAATGCTTATTCCCCCCCTTTAAAATCGATTTAAACCCGCAATTATGCATGGCAAATTTTGCACCATCATTGGGAAAGTAGGTTTCGGTTAAAATCGGGCTGAAAGGCTTATTTACACAGGAATGATTTGCTGGACTGGAGCGTAGGATTCATTACTTATTGTGAGATCAACTCGATACGATCAATTTCTACGGCTTGATCGTTATGCCTAGATCGCATACTATAAAAACAGATGAAAAAAAAACCTCTTCAGCCAGCAAGCTTCAGAGGTTTTAGAACGCCCTAATAGGACGTTTATGCGAACAATAGGCGCCTACGGCGCAAATCAAAAGGACTCAACCTCTTCCATTGTTGCCAATAAATCGTTTATCCTATCGCCATGCACGCATATAAACCCCTGAAACAATTATTTAATAGTCAAAATAACTGGCTTAAATTTCTTCATAATAACAAAGCTAACCTAAGAGCGGTCGTGATTGAAAATGTCACAAAGATGCTGTCCTGTGGGACAGCGGCTTTTGGCTCTCGCGAATATCATTGTTGCAACCCTGACTGTACCCATATCAAATATATTCACCAAACCTGTAAATCTCGAGCGTGCAGTAGCTGTGGCATGAAAGCCACAGAGCGATGGATACAAAAGCAACAACATGTCTTCCCTGAATGCGAATATCAACACATCACCTTTACCCTTCCAAACACGCTATGGCCTATCTTTCGTCATAACCGTTTGTTAAATAAATTATTCAAATGTGCTGCAAACATTCTGCTGGGATGGGCAAAAGATAAAGGAATAGATGTCGGTATCTTTTGTGCTCTTCATACTTACGGTCGAAAACTGAATTGGAATACGCACTTACATTTATCGGTCACTCGTGGGGGAATTTGTGAACGTACCGGTTTATGGAAACCCATTTACTTCCAAATGAAAACGACAGAGCCTTGTTGGAGAGCGGCTATCGTCAGTTTATTGGGTAAGGCTTATTATGAGCTTGATTTATCAAGCGAAGAATGCCCCTATATCCGTAATAAAACGGATTGGTCACGCTTTTTAAGCAGTCAATATAATCGTCGTTGGAAGCTTCATTTTGCTAAAAAGACAAATAATGTAAAACCGACGATGAACTATCTTGGTCGGTATTTAAAACGGCCCCCAATTTCAGCGTCACGTTTAAGTCATTACGCCAAAGGCGGAATGATACGTTTATTTTTTTAACCTCGAACGGAATAACATGAAGGTTAACGTTGTCCCCAGAAGAGATGATAAGACGGATAGTAGGGGGGAATTTTGAAAGCCCCCGTTTT
This window harbors:
- a CDS encoding FecCD family ABC transporter permease; this encodes MNNIVYYRPSRDKCILGLIGILVMLTFYSATLGRYDITFDKVIMILLDNVISSSDITWSTIESRVVELIRMPRILAAILIGIGLSVSGVAAQALFRNPLVDSTIIGVTSGAAFGGTLAILLFESTIMTVLLSFIFGMLSVFAVMLLARINGRTSVLTLVLVGVIISTFFGAAISIVKLLADPFSKLPSITYWLMGSLSAVSYDSLVILLLTVLPSSIIIYLLRYQMNIVSMGEERASALGTPFNKVRWIVLIAMAVISSGVVATAGAIGWVGLIIPHVARFLVGANHIRLIPTAALIGGIFMLAIDNAARTMSDAEIPIGIMTSLIGVPLFAFILRRSQSNSGWNND
- a CDS encoding ABC transporter ATP-binding protein, whose translation is MTILSNYSITIDKGDVVAIMGANGVGKTTLLTALIGSKSISQGAISVDGVIGYVPQLFDMPFSYSVLDIVLMGRARYLGLTKTPNSNDFGLARYYIEMMQITHLSERNFNQLSGGQKQLVMIAQALTSQCDVLILDEPFSSLDYHNQTIVLDKIRQLNQELGMTVVYTTHMPQHAIETASHVLLMSGKSEYLYGTTSDTLTSQSLTALYGIEVGVAVFQSDQSITLAPRFKRSFL
- a CDS encoding ISNCY family transposase, whose amino-acid sequence is MNQKELNRVDVIRDVCEKRLTQENASNTLNLTRRQVQRLVNKYRENGASGLASLQRGKPSNRRFSPAFKRNTLSILKDKYVDFGPTFANEKLLEQHGIKLSSETLRHWMIDEGLWKSRAKPKPKTYQPRYRRESLGELIQIDGSHHDWFEGRADKCCLLVFIDDATGRLMTLRFSEVESTYDYMNATREYIEQHGKPIAFYSDKHSVFRINKKAPLSGNQMTQYGRALYELNIDLICANSSQAKGRVERANKTLQDRLIKEMRLAGIDSMEQANAWLPIFIADFNHRFGRAPHSLEEAHRPLRESSEELDDIFARQKTRKVSNALTLQYDKVVYLIEPTDATARLAGKNVMIYDYPDGTLSIKHCGKALPYHVFDKLRQVNQGAVVDNKRLGAALSFAKRSQEERSDTLERTRSAQTFSRTAQKRARQINPILRESLKPDK